Proteins from one Plodia interpunctella isolate USDA-ARS_2022_Savannah chromosome 3, ilPloInte3.2, whole genome shotgun sequence genomic window:
- the Hs3st-A gene encoding heparan sulfate glucosamine 3-O-sulfotransferase 1: MASREQMSQTPPIKHRQEATYRSCSQSLPLDILWLPRSSFRPAQGELADCVLVVGVSRPKLAAALLSVTLLSLFLTFHVLYDSALYSIQAASLASAANENRKILQSQESSRTINHPMALRKRLRPPRPPRPTRRLPQALIVGVRKCGTRALLEMLYLHPMVQKASGEVHFFDRDENYALGLEWYRSKMPLSFKGQITIEKSPSYFVTPEVPERVRAMNSSVRLLLIVREPVTRAISDYTQLRSRATPSAPAQPQLPVPGHPVTDAAKPFEHLAISPDGSINIAYRPIAISLYHAYLHRWLEVFPREQILVVNGDLLIEDPVPQLRRIEKFLGLEHKIGRKNFYFNETKGFYCLRNDTTDKCLRETKGRKHPRVDPAVVTKLRKFFVQHNQRFYDLVGEDLGWPED, encoded by the exons ATGGCGTCGCGGGAGCAGATGAGTCAGACGCCTCCCATCAAGCATCGCCAGGAGGCGACCTATAGGAGCTGCTCGCAGTCGTTGCCACTTGACATTCT ATGGTTGCCGCGCTCGTCCTTCCGGCCGGCGCAGGGCGAGCTGGCGGACTGCGTGCTGGTGGTGGGAGTGTCGCGGCCCAAGCTCGCCGCGGCCCTCCTCTCCGTCACCTTGCTGTCACTCTTCCTCACCTTCCATGTGCTCTATGACAGCGCGCTCTATAGCATACAG GCGGCAAGTTTAGCATCGGCTGCGAATGAGAACCGCAAGATCTTGCAGAGCCAGGAGAGCAGCCGCACCATCAACCACCCGATGGCTCTGAGGAAGCGACTGCGGCCGCCGAGGCCGCCCAGACCGACGAGACGATTGCCGCAG GCTTTGATCgttggtgtaagaaaatgtgGCACACGGGCTCTTCTAGAAATGCTTTATCTACATCCAATGGTCCAGAAGGCTTCGGGAGAGGTTCACTTCTTCGATCGAGACGAGAATTATGCGCTTGGGCTGGAATGGTACAGAAGCAAAATGCCGTTATCTTTCAAAGGACAGATAACCATTGAAAAAAGTCCCAGTTATTTTGTTACTCCTGAG GTACCGGAAAGAGTGCGGGCAATGAATTCTTCAGTTCGTTTGCTACTTATCGTAAGAGAGCCAGTAACTAGAGCTATATCCGACTACACTCAGCTTCGGAGTAGAGCAACGCCCTCTGCGCCTGCGCAGCCTCAGTTACCAGTGCCCGGCCATCCAGTGACAGATGCAGCTAAGCCGTTTGAACACCTGGCTATTTCTCCTGATGGCTCCATTAATATCGCCTACAG GCCTATAGCAATATCCCTATACCACGCGTACCTCCACCGCTGGCTGGAGGtgttcccacgggaacagatCCTGGTGGTGAACGGAGATCTGCTGATCGAAGATCCGGTGCCGCAACTCCGACGCATCGAGAAGTTTCTCGGACTTGAACACAAAATAG GTAGAAAGAACTTCTACTTCAACGAAACCAAAGGATTCTACTGCTTGCGGAACGACACGACGGATAAGTGTCTCCGAGAGACGAAAGGTCGTAAACATCCTCGGGTGGATCCCGCAGTGGTTACCAAATTACGTAAATTCTTTGTCCAGCACAATCAGAGGTTCTATGACCTCGTCGGCGAGGATCTCGGATGGCCTGAAGACTAG